A genomic stretch from Pararhizobium sp. IMCC21322 includes:
- a CDS encoding response regulator transcription factor, translating to MPTIALVDDDRNILTSVAMALESEGYRVQTYTDGASALDGLMDNPPDMAILDIKMPRMDGMELLRRLRHSSDMPVIFLTSKDDEIDELFGLKMGADDFIHKPFSQRLLVERVKAVMRRVAPRDGSVIKEPEASKALERGALSMDQERHTCTWNGKNVVLTVTEFLILFALAQRPGVVKSRNALMDAAYDDQVYVDDRTIDSHIKRLRKKFKATDDDFDMIETLYGVGYRFREG from the coding sequence ATGCCGACAATCGCTCTTGTTGATGATGATCGTAACATCCTGACCTCTGTCGCCATGGCGCTGGAATCGGAAGGTTACAGGGTTCAAACCTACACGGATGGAGCCTCTGCACTGGACGGGTTGATGGATAATCCGCCCGACATGGCCATTCTGGATATCAAAATGCCACGCATGGATGGTATGGAATTGCTGCGCCGGTTGCGTCATAGCAGCGATATGCCGGTGATCTTTCTAACGTCCAAGGATGATGAGATTGATGAATTGTTCGGCCTGAAAATGGGCGCGGACGATTTTATTCACAAACCCTTTTCCCAGCGCCTGCTGGTGGAACGTGTCAAGGCCGTAATGCGCCGGGTCGCCCCACGTGACGGCAGTGTCATCAAGGAACCTGAGGCCAGCAAGGCGCTGGAGCGCGGCGCGTTATCCATGGATCAGGAGCGGCATACCTGCACCTGGAACGGCAAGAATGTGGTTCTGACCGTGACTGAATTCCTGATCCTGTTTGCTCTGGCGCAACGGCCCGGTGTCGTCAAAAGCCGAAATGCCTTGATGGATGCAGCCTATGATGATCAGGTCTATGTGGATGATCGCACCATCGACAGCCACATCAAGAGGCTGCGTAAAAAGTTCAAGGCAACCGATGATGATTTCGATATGATCGAAACACTGTATGGTGTCGGTTACCGCTTTCGCGAAGGATAG
- a CDS encoding gamma-glutamyltransferase, protein MSFLHKARDLQAGAVAAGHKVTADAAARTLNDGGNAFQAAAAGLIAACLAEPVFASPGGGGFMTARHRSGKTEVLDFFVDLPGQKQSDAHVTDVEADFGSVRQLFHIGAGTSAVPGMEAGLTALFNLGNTANAHTVHTGQATHTGLTIQQLFRTALASAEGLTVSPLQAKLFEIVSPILQASDPARSLYAPEGKLLAEGDAFNNAELLRLFNEFAERSDASFNGMCEIDRVLQQQVDEGGHIRADDFSDYVAQLRDPTRWENTACRVFSNALPAMGGVLSLAMLSADSNPSSPLSGRADAIAQVDRFWRSGRSGSEIAEKFKVQAKQSEQSGTRDGFNGTTHISVIDRHGNAVAVTVTNGEGNGQIVPGRGYMLNNMLGEEDVNPEGPTRWQPQPKGQRRLSSMMAPTIADGADGTLLALGSGGSNRIRTALYQVLANRFLTGMGIREAVHRPRIHGERRRLDIEDYSNQPEAKALEGVFPETEFWQEQSLYFGGVHAVERNPRGRFDGAGDPRREGVFVVVD, encoded by the coding sequence ATGTCTTTCCTTCATAAGGCGCGAGATTTGCAGGCTGGTGCTGTTGCCGCCGGGCATAAAGTCACGGCTGACGCGGCGGCTCGCACGCTGAATGATGGTGGCAATGCCTTTCAGGCCGCCGCAGCCGGGCTGATTGCAGCCTGTCTTGCCGAGCCGGTTTTTGCCAGCCCCGGTGGGGGTGGGTTCATGACTGCGCGGCATCGCAGCGGAAAAACGGAAGTTCTGGATTTCTTTGTGGATCTGCCAGGGCAGAAGCAGAGCGATGCGCATGTGACGGATGTCGAGGCCGATTTTGGCAGTGTCCGGCAATTGTTTCATATTGGGGCCGGAACCAGTGCCGTGCCGGGAATGGAGGCTGGCCTGACAGCTCTCTTCAACCTTGGCAATACAGCGAATGCCCATACAGTTCATACTGGCCAAGCAACTCATACTGGTTTGACAATTCAGCAACTTTTCCGAACGGCTCTGGCAAGCGCGGAGGGACTGACGGTTAGTCCGCTTCAGGCAAAACTGTTTGAAATTGTCTCGCCCATTCTACAGGCATCAGACCCTGCCAGATCATTATATGCGCCAGAGGGAAAATTGCTGGCAGAAGGTGATGCCTTCAACAATGCCGAGTTGCTACGCCTGTTCAATGAGTTCGCCGAGCGCAGCGACGCATCTTTCAACGGCATGTGCGAGATAGACCGCGTGCTGCAACAGCAGGTGGATGAAGGCGGCCACATAAGGGCCGATGATTTTTCAGACTATGTTGCTCAATTGCGTGATCCGACACGCTGGGAAAACACAGCATGCCGGGTGTTCAGCAATGCGTTGCCAGCAATGGGTGGCGTGCTGTCTCTTGCCATGCTGAGCGCAGACAGCAACCCCTCATCGCCGCTATCTGGCAGGGCAGATGCAATTGCACAGGTGGATCGATTTTGGCGCTCTGGCCGTTCAGGCTCGGAAATAGCCGAAAAGTTTAAAGTGCAGGCAAAACAATCGGAACAGTCTGGCACCAGGGACGGGTTCAACGGAACCACCCATATCAGCGTCATAGACCGCCATGGCAATGCCGTTGCTGTGACCGTCACCAACGGTGAGGGCAACGGCCAGATCGTTCCCGGTCGGGGTTACATGTTGAACAATATGCTGGGGGAAGAGGATGTTAATCCGGAGGGTCCAACCCGCTGGCAACCGCAGCCCAAGGGGCAGCGACGCCTGTCTTCAATGATGGCTCCCACCATTGCCGATGGTGCAGACGGAACGTTGCTGGCTTTGGGTTCCGGCGGCTCAAACCGCATTCGCACAGCCCTTTATCAGGTGCTGGCCAATCGTTTTCTGACCGGTATGGGCATTCGCGAGGCCGTTCATCGGCCTCGTATCCATGGCGAGCGGCGGCGGCTGGATATCGAGGATTACAGCAATCAGCCAGAAGCAAAAGCGCTGGAAGGTGTGTTTCCCGAGACAGAATTCTGGCAGGAGCAAAGCCTTTATTTCGGCGGTGTTCATGCTGTCGAGCGCAACCCGCGTGGCCGCTTTGACGGCGCAGGAGACCCGCGCCGCGAAGGTGTCTTCGTGGTTGTGGATTAA
- a CDS encoding cytochrome b yields MKSTKQSYGRFAVSIHWLSAILILVLLGSGLRSDMTLDPAVKIAILRVHIPVAILVLVLTVARLVWWWRFDKKPAPLEGTPSWQKSIAVWTHRLLYVLLFVMLGSGIGLSILSDAPDAVFGSAELPDFSQYLPRTAHGIAAKILAGLIALHAGAALFHHFMKRDVTLMRMWFQKGSD; encoded by the coding sequence ATGAAAAGCACAAAACAATCCTACGGACGCTTTGCAGTCAGCATTCACTGGTTAAGCGCCATCCTTATTCTGGTGCTGTTGGGGTCTGGACTCAGGTCGGACATGACCCTTGATCCAGCAGTGAAAATCGCGATCCTCCGGGTCCATATTCCTGTCGCGATTCTGGTGCTGGTTCTCACAGTGGCACGGCTGGTCTGGTGGTGGCGGTTCGATAAAAAACCAGCGCCGCTTGAGGGGACACCTTCATGGCAGAAAAGCATTGCTGTATGGACCCATCGGCTGCTTTATGTGTTGCTGTTCGTGATGTTGGGAAGTGGCATTGGACTGTCCATCCTGTCCGACGCGCCGGATGCCGTGTTTGGCAGTGCCGAACTGCCTGATTTTTCACAATATTTACCGCGCACAGCCCACGGAATAGCGGCCAAGATACTGGCCGGGCTGATTGCACTTCATGCGGGCGCAGCTTTGTTTCACCATTTCATGAAACGGGATGTGACCTTGATGCGGATGTGGTTTCAAAAGGGTTCGGATTAA
- a CDS encoding EF-hand domain-containing protein, whose product MKFPGIAVLAVAISTTTCAFAQTANATDKPAGRLTAELTFGAIDTTGKGYIHQGDLEEFRASVFSGMDYDDSGKLTYQEFAAWDPGFSSIAEEEGKSEAYTTATKIVFAFWDRDGNGEITEAEMRFAMNADFRRADLDDNGTLSQSEFIGGFAVIVAMRAAIRPDL is encoded by the coding sequence ATGAAGTTTCCAGGAATAGCAGTACTCGCCGTCGCAATTAGCACAACGACATGCGCATTTGCACAGACCGCCAATGCTACAGACAAACCAGCGGGTCGGTTGACTGCTGAACTGACATTCGGTGCCATTGATACAACCGGCAAAGGCTACATTCATCAGGGAGACCTGGAAGAATTTCGCGCGAGTGTGTTTTCAGGCATGGATTATGATGACAGCGGAAAGCTGACCTATCAGGAATTCGCTGCATGGGACCCGGGCTTCTCCAGCATTGCTGAAGAAGAGGGAAAATCCGAGGCCTATACCACAGCGACCAAAATCGTATTCGCTTTCTGGGATCGTGATGGCAATGGCGAAATCACCGAAGCTGAAATGCGGTTTGCCATGAATGCCGATTTTCGCCGTGCCGATCTCGATGATAATGGCACGCTTTCGCAATCGGAATTCATCGGTGGTTTCGCGGTCATAGTTGCCATGCGCGCTGCGATCCGGCCCGATCTTTAA
- a CDS encoding MarR family winged helix-turn-helix transcriptional regulator, which produces MANKKLNPPRSMGRQLNYTAGACNAVCQKILERYDLSLPQWVILSAVWKNSGLTLGDLAAYSGNNAPATSRIVDRMVDKGFLLRTPDAHDRRTVRIDATSAAKDLSHLANFYEDINAVLLDGFSKTETDMLFSLLERAEQNAKGWNKAD; this is translated from the coding sequence ATGGCAAATAAAAAATTGAACCCACCACGATCCATGGGCAGACAACTCAATTACACGGCAGGTGCGTGCAATGCGGTGTGCCAGAAAATTCTGGAGCGATATGATCTATCGTTGCCGCAATGGGTCATTCTGTCCGCCGTGTGGAAAAATAGCGGCCTGACCCTTGGTGATCTGGCCGCCTATAGCGGCAACAACGCACCCGCAACCTCGCGCATTGTGGATCGCATGGTTGATAAGGGGTTTCTGCTCAGAACGCCTGACGCCCATGACAGACGCACGGTCAGAATTGACGCAACCAGCGCTGCAAAGGACCTCAGTCACCTTGCGAACTTTTACGAAGACATCAACGCTGTGCTGCTGGATGGTTTTTCAAAGACAGAAACCGACATGCTGTTCAGCCTGCTCGAACGGGCCGAGCAGAACGCAAAAGGATGGAACAAAGCGGACTAG
- a CDS encoding LysE family translocator, with protein sequence MSVEFLITSMIVILLPGTGVLYTLAVGLGRGFRASIAAALGCTFGIVPAAIASIIGLAAIFHTSALAFQIVKYLGAAYLLFMAWRILRDGGALDVNEDRKQVSLFQTALNGTLINVLNPKLSLFFLAFLPQFVDTNQVNAMPTMFFLAGIFMLLTFLVFVLYGGCAALARDYFIRRPNVMVWMKRSFAGAFGFLGLRLALSDR encoded by the coding sequence ATGTCGGTTGAATTTCTCATCACATCAATGATTGTCATTCTGTTGCCGGGAACTGGCGTTCTATACACGCTGGCTGTGGGGCTTGGGCGGGGTTTTAGAGCCAGTATTGCCGCCGCGTTGGGCTGCACATTCGGCATTGTTCCCGCTGCCATTGCCAGCATTATCGGACTGGCTGCCATTTTCCACACAAGCGCGTTGGCGTTTCAGATCGTCAAATATCTGGGCGCTGCGTATTTGTTGTTTATGGCGTGGCGCATTCTTCGTGACGGAGGCGCTCTTGATGTCAATGAAGACAGAAAACAGGTCTCGCTGTTTCAGACCGCGCTGAACGGAACACTTATCAATGTTCTGAACCCGAAATTGTCGCTTTTCTTTTTGGCGTTCCTGCCTCAGTTCGTTGACACGAACCAGGTAAATGCCATGCCGACCATGTTCTTTCTGGCAGGTATCTTCATGCTGCTCACCTTTCTGGTCTTCGTCCTTTACGGCGGCTGCGCCGCACTGGCCCGGGACTATTTTATCAGGCGACCAAATGTCATGGTCTGGATGAAGCGTTCATTTGCTGGGGCATTCGGTTTCCTGGGACTGCGTCTGGCATTGTCTGACAGATAA
- a CDS encoding DUF2306 domain-containing protein, with the protein MNFEPLLSAAQPVPIHAILAIFAVVSGGLQFALPKGTTAHRCLGYTWVTAMFVVAASSFFINEFRTVGPFGPIHILSAFVLWALWRAIGFARRHNIPAHRSAMIQVYVFSLLLAGGFTFWPGRIMHSVLFG; encoded by the coding sequence ATGAATTTTGAACCGCTTCTGTCGGCTGCACAGCCGGTCCCGATCCATGCCATTCTGGCCATTTTTGCCGTTGTATCCGGCGGCCTGCAATTTGCGTTGCCCAAAGGCACAACTGCGCATCGATGCCTTGGCTATACATGGGTTACCGCAATGTTTGTTGTTGCGGCCTCCAGCTTCTTCATCAACGAATTTCGCACGGTGGGTCCCTTTGGACCCATTCATATATTGTCAGCCTTTGTTCTTTGGGCGCTGTGGCGTGCCATTGGCTTTGCCCGAAGGCACAACATTCCCGCGCACCGAAGTGCGATGATTCAGGTCTATGTGTTCAGCCTGCTTCTGGCAGGAGGATTCACATTCTGGCCCGGCCGCATCATGCATTCGGTCCTGTTTGGTTGA
- a CDS encoding glutathione S-transferase family protein, with product MKVTLYYAPIACSLVPFVSLNEAQADFEISPINIRGKEQMSPDYLKLNPKHKVPLLIVDGEPLTENVAIQYWISKTFPDANLLPSGTWQEAQGLSLLSWFASGFHPHISRCNAPTGFCDVPGTEDNVRNLAKKTLMSSFQIADDMLAGQDFFFDHFTTADAYFFWCFRRTGMFDVDLSGFKNCQAHFERLSERPSVQKVLTFEKETLAKFKARN from the coding sequence ATGAAAGTTACACTTTATTACGCGCCAATCGCCTGTTCGCTTGTTCCCTTTGTGAGCCTGAATGAAGCACAGGCGGACTTTGAGATCAGCCCGATCAACATTCGCGGCAAGGAGCAAATGTCGCCCGATTATCTCAAGCTGAACCCAAAGCACAAAGTTCCTCTTCTGATCGTAGACGGAGAACCGCTGACCGAGAATGTGGCCATCCAATACTGGATTTCCAAAACCTTTCCTGATGCCAATCTGCTGCCATCAGGCACCTGGCAGGAAGCCCAGGGTCTTTCGCTTCTGTCCTGGTTTGCCTCAGGGTTTCATCCTCATATCAGCCGCTGTAATGCACCCACCGGTTTTTGCGATGTGCCCGGCACGGAAGACAATGTTCGAAACCTGGCCAAGAAGACGCTTATGAGCAGTTTTCAAATTGCCGATGACATGCTGGCTGGCCAGGACTTCTTCTTCGATCATTTCACAACGGCAGATGCCTATTTTTTCTGGTGTTTTCGCCGGACCGGAATGTTCGATGTAGACCTGTCGGGCTTCAAAAACTGTCAGGCCCATTTCGAGCGCCTGTCAGAGCGCCCCAGCGTTCAAAAAGTCCTGACGTTTGAAAAAGAAACTCTGGCGAAATTCAAAGCAAGAAATTGA
- a CDS encoding tripartite tricarboxylate transporter permease: MYFESALAGLAMVVVWPAIGYLGLGIVLGMFFGAVPGLSGLVGMAILLPFTIGMDTASAFAFLIGMYAVTTTSDTLASVLLGVPGTAASQATILDGYPLAQKGEAARALGAAFTVSGIGGLLGAIMLALSIPIVEPLILAVSDPEFFVLGILGLTMVGALSGHSMLKGLTAACLGLLLATIGFAEFSGQPRYTFDFIYLLDGVPILPLVLGLFAIPEILDLAISDGSISRVKRTEVKGGMMTGVRDAFKHWWLGLRCTVIGVYIGMLPGLGGAIVDWVAYGHAVQSSKDKSQFGKGDIRGVIAPEAANNAMKGGALLPTIAFAIPGSASMAILLGAFTIQGLQPGPQMLISELDVTFSLIWSLAIANVAGALALLVWGNQLAKLTFVKGHILVPAVMQFIFMGSWIERSDMGDWILLLGFGALGYLMKKGGWSRPPLVLGYILGKIMESALHISIQTHSMGSFSRPIVLAMIALLILTLYVAYRRHKTNQLNTDPLEDSESEGGSVHHPSLSIPVSMGALLVFLAAGATALGWSYGSKLFPLTVIAVGIALALSVVLSDVRNLALMKRGANTALRPIVASEMGNAMKFVLLLLGVLLAALVVGQYLALIAFVGIYLWFWGRYSPRIIALYCALSAIGLYGLFEVVVPVIWYQPLFFTLF, translated from the coding sequence ATGTATTTTGAAAGTGCTCTTGCCGGACTGGCCATGGTGGTCGTCTGGCCCGCCATTGGATATCTGGGTCTGGGAATTGTTCTGGGCATGTTTTTTGGAGCCGTGCCCGGATTGTCCGGTTTGGTGGGAATGGCCATTCTGCTGCCCTTTACCATCGGCATGGACACAGCCTCGGCCTTTGCTTTTCTGATCGGCATGTACGCGGTGACCACAACCAGCGACACGCTGGCATCGGTTCTGCTGGGCGTACCGGGAACGGCTGCCTCGCAAGCCACTATTCTGGATGGTTACCCATTGGCCCAAAAGGGCGAGGCTGCACGTGCATTGGGCGCCGCATTTACCGTGTCCGGCATTGGTGGGCTTTTGGGTGCGATAATGCTGGCCCTGTCCATTCCCATCGTGGAGCCCTTGATTCTGGCTGTTTCAGACCCGGAGTTCTTTGTGCTTGGCATCCTGGGGCTGACCATGGTCGGTGCGCTGTCGGGACATTCCATGCTGAAAGGGCTGACTGCAGCGTGTCTGGGACTGTTGCTGGCCACCATCGGTTTTGCAGAATTCAGCGGTCAGCCACGTTATACATTTGATTTCATTTACCTGCTGGACGGCGTGCCCATTCTTCCGCTGGTTCTGGGCCTGTTTGCCATTCCGGAAATTCTCGATCTTGCCATCAGTGATGGCTCCATCTCGCGCGTCAAACGCACCGAGGTAAAGGGCGGCATGATGACGGGTGTGCGCGATGCGTTCAAGCATTGGTGGCTTGGCCTGCGCTGCACTGTGATCGGTGTTTATATCGGCATGCTGCCCGGCTTGGGCGGTGCCATTGTGGATTGGGTTGCCTATGGCCATGCTGTGCAAAGCAGCAAGGATAAAAGCCAGTTTGGCAAAGGCGACATTCGAGGCGTGATTGCGCCGGAAGCTGCAAATAATGCCATGAAGGGCGGCGCGCTGTTGCCGACCATTGCCTTCGCCATTCCCGGCAGCGCGTCCATGGCCATTTTGCTGGGTGCCTTTACCATTCAGGGGCTGCAGCCCGGGCCGCAAATGCTGATCAGCGAACTGGATGTGACATTCAGCCTGATCTGGTCATTGGCCATTGCCAATGTGGCCGGTGCATTGGCGCTTCTGGTCTGGGGCAACCAGCTTGCAAAACTGACCTTTGTAAAAGGTCACATTCTGGTTCCAGCCGTGATGCAGTTCATTTTCATGGGCTCGTGGATTGAGCGCAGTGACATGGGCGACTGGATATTGTTATTGGGCTTTGGTGCGCTTGGGTATCTGATGAAAAAGGGCGGCTGGTCCCGGCCGCCTCTAGTGCTTGGTTACATTTTGGGAAAAATCATGGAATCTGCGCTGCATATCAGCATCCAGACCCATAGTATGGGATCGTTTTCACGGCCCATTGTTCTGGCAATGATCGCATTGCTGATCCTGACCCTTTATGTGGCTTACCGGCGGCACAAAACCAACCAATTGAACACTGATCCGCTTGAGGATTCAGAATCTGAAGGTGGCTCGGTGCATCACCCCAGCCTTTCCATTCCTGTATCAATGGGCGCTTTACTGGTGTTTCTGGCTGCCGGCGCCACGGCCTTGGGGTGGTCTTATGGCTCGAAACTGTTCCCCTTGACGGTCATTGCAGTCGGCATTGCTCTGGCATTGTCTGTGGTTCTGTCGGATGTCCGGAATCTGGCCTTGATGAAGCGGGGGGCGAATACGGCTCTGCGACCCATTGTGGCGTCGGAGATGGGCAACGCCATGAAGTTTGTCCTGCTGCTATTGGGCGTTCTGCTGGCCGCTTTGGTGGTGGGGCAATATCTTGCCCTGATAGCTTTTGTCGGGATTTATCTCTGGTTTTGGGGGCGCTACAGCCCCCGCATCATCGCGCTTTACTGCGCCCTTTCCGCCATTGGCCTTTACGGCCTTTTTGAAGTGGTTGTTCCTGTGATCTGGTATCAGCCGCTTTTCTTCACCCTGTTCTGA
- a CDS encoding tripartite tricarboxylate transporter substrate binding protein: MNLKTMRLKTRQCLAAFAMSAVIGAAPAVAEDFYDGKTLDVIVNYDAGGNTDITARTLMQFMQKHIPGEPRIVVKNRAGAGGIVGTNYFGQAVRNDGFTVGVFSVALMPEMMGNEALTVSHGDFEFIGGIPEDTIFHLRKGVGVEKATDIFDLDAPIKTAGHGPVNMKDLILRAAMDLLEVDYQHVTGFQSSGKIRGAILKSDVDMSADSMTGYASRVKPNLVDEGHSIPLFSLGIPTEDGHLAAAPGTLDGVPTFDEFYEARFGKKPSGPIYDVLRTVAQVRSTSLRAVFLPKGSPQEAVDTLRAAFKATTEDPAYRAEFMKISGFDLVALPDDEAEVRLASLLNTDQKIIDILKSYAAEGAR; encoded by the coding sequence ATGAACCTGAAAACAATGCGCCTGAAAACGCGTCAATGTCTGGCGGCATTTGCCATGTCGGCTGTTATTGGCGCCGCACCTGCGGTCGCCGAAGATTTTTACGACGGCAAAACACTGGATGTCATCGTCAATTATGACGCCGGTGGAAACACCGACATTACAGCCCGCACCCTGATGCAGTTCATGCAGAAACACATCCCCGGCGAGCCGCGTATCGTGGTGAAAAACCGGGCCGGTGCCGGTGGCATTGTCGGCACAAATTATTTTGGCCAAGCGGTCAGAAATGATGGCTTCACCGTTGGTGTTTTCTCCGTCGCATTGATGCCGGAAATGATGGGCAATGAAGCGCTCACCGTCTCTCATGGAGACTTTGAGTTTATTGGCGGCATTCCGGAAGACACAATTTTTCACCTGCGCAAAGGCGTCGGCGTGGAAAAGGCGACCGATATTTTTGATCTTGATGCGCCAATCAAAACTGCGGGCCATGGTCCTGTAAACATGAAAGACCTTATTCTGCGCGCTGCCATGGATCTGCTGGAAGTGGATTATCAGCATGTCACCGGTTTTCAGTCATCCGGCAAAATTCGCGGTGCCATCCTGAAGAGTGATGTGGACATGTCCGCAGACTCCATGACCGGCTACGCGTCGCGCGTGAAGCCTAATCTTGTGGATGAAGGCCATTCAATTCCGCTGTTCTCTCTGGGCATTCCGACAGAAGACGGCCATTTGGCTGCAGCGCCTGGCACACTTGATGGCGTTCCGACCTTTGATGAGTTCTATGAAGCCAGATTTGGCAAGAAGCCGTCCGGACCGATCTATGATGTGCTGCGGACGGTTGCTCAGGTTCGCTCAACATCTCTGCGGGCTGTGTTCCTGCCCAAAGGCTCTCCGCAGGAAGCTGTCGATACCCTGCGGGCCGCTTTCAAAGCAACAACCGAAGATCCTGCATATCGTGCCGAGTTCATGAAAATCAGTGGCTTCGATCTGGTGGCCTTGCCCGATGACGAAGCCGAGGTGCGCCTGGCGTCACTGTTGAATACCGATCAGAAAATCATCGATATTCTCAAATCTTATGCGGCTGAAGGTGCCAGATAA
- a CDS encoding LysR substrate-binding domain-containing protein, which yields MDCLRSFVAVVELGNFSKAAERAGRTSPAISLQMNRLEGQIGTALFKKEGRSQVLTTTGREVLEHARAILTQNDAVLKITRSSQISGLVRMGVVQDIAESFFPTALSEFSEQFPNIRIQVLVDRSPVLVEGLKRGELDQVISYKQDTDATEIEINSPQMIWLEKAGSDISSKRPLPLVLVEGPCSFRKAALNALGQAGIPWEVTLTSPSLACVAAAAEAGLGVAVRTQEILNGRRPKLAQAKKLPVLPCHHMRIYNGANDTNLAIRKLTDFWLQQFKVS from the coding sequence ATGGATTGCCTACGCTCATTCGTCGCTGTGGTGGAGCTTGGCAATTTTTCAAAAGCGGCTGAACGTGCGGGGCGAACTTCGCCCGCCATCAGCCTGCAGATGAACCGTCTGGAAGGCCAGATCGGAACAGCGCTCTTCAAGAAGGAAGGCCGCAGTCAGGTGCTGACGACCACTGGCCGGGAGGTGCTGGAGCACGCCCGCGCAATTCTCACGCAAAACGATGCTGTCCTTAAGATCACACGCAGCAGTCAGATTTCCGGCCTTGTCAGAATGGGCGTCGTTCAGGACATTGCAGAAAGCTTCTTTCCAACAGCCCTTTCCGAGTTCTCCGAGCAGTTTCCCAATATCCGCATTCAGGTGTTGGTAGATCGCAGCCCGGTGCTTGTGGAAGGGCTGAAGCGGGGAGAGCTGGATCAGGTGATTTCCTACAAGCAGGACACCGATGCGACCGAAATTGAAATCAACTCGCCGCAGATGATCTGGCTGGAAAAAGCAGGCTCGGATATTTCAAGCAAGCGACCGCTACCGCTGGTTCTGGTGGAGGGACCTTGCAGTTTTCGCAAAGCCGCCCTGAATGCGTTAGGGCAGGCTGGCATTCCCTGGGAAGTGACTTTGACAAGCCCGAGTCTTGCCTGTGTTGCAGCTGCCGCTGAAGCCGGGCTGGGCGTCGCCGTGCGAACCCAGGAAATTCTCAATGGAAGGCGGCCAAAACTTGCGCAGGCGAAAAAACTGCCGGTATTGCCGTGCCACCATATGAGAATTTATAATGGCGCGAATGACACCAATCTTGCCATTCGCAAGCTGACAGATTTCTGGCTACAACAGTTCAAAGTCAGTTAG
- a CDS encoding sugar kinase yields MPTNIVTAGELLVEFVSHTKDCALEQISNYSGPFPSGAPAIFIDQAARLGAQTSILGGVGADGFGKALLQRLKDDGVGVEHIFIDPDRPTGVAFVSYFSDGQRVFIFHLAGTAADSFQVPNDGLKLQDTLFHISASSLGNPNLRKMVLKTFDQTIAAGGKVSCDPNIRPELMRDTEVRVALDDIISKCTYLLPSTDDLTHLYPGITEEAAIDRLQSGGAEIIALKRGSKGALILDGKSEFAIAPHHVSEVDPTGAGDCFCGTFLALLMQGYSAETAGEYANAAGALSVTKRGPMEGNSSLELIQDFLAEN; encoded by the coding sequence ATGCCCACAAATATTGTCACCGCCGGTGAACTGCTCGTTGAATTCGTATCGCACACGAAAGATTGTGCCTTGGAGCAGATTTCCAATTACTCAGGCCCTTTTCCAAGTGGCGCGCCAGCCATTTTCATAGATCAGGCGGCTCGCCTGGGCGCACAGACCTCGATTTTAGGCGGCGTCGGGGCAGATGGTTTCGGCAAGGCATTGCTCCAGCGTCTCAAGGATGATGGCGTGGGCGTGGAACATATCTTCATTGATCCTGACCGTCCGACCGGCGTTGCCTTCGTCTCTTATTTCAGCGATGGCCAAAGGGTTTTCATTTTCCATTTGGCGGGCACGGCAGCAGACTCTTTCCAGGTGCCAAATGATGGTTTGAAATTGCAGGATACGCTGTTCCACATCTCAGCCTCGTCCCTTGGAAACCCGAATCTGCGAAAAATGGTGCTGAAGACCTTTGACCAGACCATTGCTGCAGGCGGAAAAGTAAGCTGCGATCCCAATATCCGCCCCGAGCTTATGCGCGACACGGAAGTGCGTGTCGCCCTGGATGACATCATCAGCAAATGTACTTATCTGCTCCCCAGCACAGATGATCTGACCCACCTGTATCCCGGTATCACAGAGGAGGCCGCGATAGATCGTTTGCAGTCGGGTGGTGCAGAGATCATCGCCTTGAAGCGTGGATCAAAGGGCGCGCTGATTTTGGACGGGAAAAGCGAATTTGCAATTGCACCCCATCATGTATCGGAAGTGGACCCAACTGGAGCAGGCGATTGTTTTTGCGGAACGTTTCTGGCGCTTTTGATGCAGGGCTATTCTGCGGAAACCGCAGGGGAATATGCCAATGCAGCCGGCGCACTTTCTGTCACAAAACGGGGGCCGATGGAGGGAAATTCTTCGCTTGAACTGATCCAGGACTTTTTGGCTGAGAACTGA